Genomic segment of Halictus rubicundus isolate RS-2024b chromosome 16, iyHalRubi1_principal, whole genome shotgun sequence:
TTTTATTGCCGTTGTTGGATCACACGGCGGACAAGTACGCCTCGAACAGCACTCGTTTCGGTTTCGATTCGAGTTGCATGGACGGCTGCAATCTGTCGTTCGTCGAGAGCATACCGATCGGTATGAATTACACCGGTGACGCTCCGTTCCTGCAAAGTACCTACGACTCGTGGGCGGAATTGATCTCGCTGGCGAGAGATAGAATAGAGATAGCCTCGTACTATTGGACTTTGAAGAGGGAGGACGTATACCCGGACGACAGCGCGAAACAGGTAACTCGGACGAACGCTCATAATTTTATGCCAACGTATTATCAGAACGAAAATCTTTATTCATAATCAAATTTTTTCATCGATCGTAAGAAGCAGGGGACAAATGTAATTGTTTTCCTGTTTTCAAATATCTGGTTGGACATGGAAGATTACCTATTCATTTATTCCAGAAAGTCTAATCATTAGTATTTTACATGTCCTTCCTGAGAAACCGATTTCCTGTACCGTGACTGCCGCAAACGATTCGAGCCGATAATTTTTCAGGGCGAGGAAATATTTCGTCTGCTTCTCGAAGCGGGGAAAGACCGCAACATCGCGTTGCGTATCGCGCAGAACATGCCGTCCCAGGTCAGCCCGAACATCGACACCGAGATCCTAGCGAAGAAAGCGAATGCCAAGGTAAATGCCCGCCCACCGTTTTTCGGACGAACGAAAACGAAGGGATATCCGGAAAGCTCATGAGAATTGAAACAGGTGAAGAGCCTGAACTTGGTGGCGCTGTTCGGATCGGGAGTGCTGCACACGAAGCTCTGGCTGATCGATAGAACGCACGTGTACGTCGGCTCGGCGAACATGGATTGGCGATCGCTCACACAAGTGAAGGAACTAGGCCTGCTAGCTTTGAATTGTAGCTGTCTGGCGAACGATTATGCTAAGATATTTGACGTAAGTCTGTTTCCATGGAGGAGGAAGCTTACTTGGCCATGATCTTTCTCTGTTATGACGATCCTGCTTTGATCCTACGATGTTATTCTCGTTATTCAAATTCGATGAAATGACAAGTTAATGGTTCTCAGGTTTACTGGATGGTAGCGGAAAACGGAAAAGTGCCGGCCGTCTGGCCAGATTCGGTCACCACCCATGTTAATCAACACACACCGATCGATTTCACGTACAGGGACGATAGATATCGAACGTTCGTATCGGTAAGTACGGTGAACCGATCGTAGATTCTGTATAGGAGGCTCGTGTTCAGTCTCGAAACTACAAACACCATGTGTATTTTAGAGCGCGCCACCGCCTTTCTCGCCGAATGGTAGGACCGAGGATGTCGACGCTATCCTTTATTGCATCGAGAAAGCGGAGAAATTTATCTACATCGCGGTGATGGACTATTTTCCTTTGACGATATACACCACTAAACTGAGGTACGCGATGAAAGAATGTTCGAACGATGAGGCATCAGAGGCTTTACTATATCTCGATGTAATTCGAGCAGGTATTGGCCATGGATAGACGACGCTTTGCGTGCCGCAGCTGTCGAGCGGAAAATCCAAGTGCGGCTGTTGATCTCCTCGTGGAAGCATTCGCGAAAGTCGGAGACCTCGTTCCTGAGGTCGCTGGTGGAATTGACCGGCAGCTACCCGGGAGTGAAAATCGAAGTGGTTGGTATCGTAGGCAGCTCGGGAGATGGCACAGCCTGTGGTTGCCCAAATACCGAAGACGGTATTCGTGCTCCAACACATAGAAAGA
This window contains:
- the LOC143362286 gene encoding 5'-3' exonuclease PLD3 isoform X1; translation: MSFFGWKGSSRSESSEHTGRNLQDGLFQIASQACHILVQVNNTHNVSYGGNNNVRNIAYSKCSARDEDSINPASATVAKGASSTVKSYTKYAKEAAKDQDVVVLLPHRRNKTAFVKHKLSTVSENARLETNPSSCITGGSGVGSGGAVVHNSSLVPDDDYDLWDQSGFMLRNDADDSLTNGKWGGAQGWCRPSCIPITIILILIVLVVLLPLLDHTADKYASNSTRFGFDSSCMDGCNLSFVESIPIGMNYTGDAPFLQSTYDSWAELISLARDRIEIASYYWTLKREDVYPDDSAKQGEEIFRLLLEAGKDRNIALRIAQNMPSQVSPNIDTEILAKKANAKVKSLNLVALFGSGVLHTKLWLIDRTHVYVGSANMDWRSLTQVKELGLLALNCSCLANDYAKIFDVYWMVAENGKVPAVWPDSVTTHVNQHTPIDFTYRDDRYRTFVSSAPPPFSPNGRTEDVDAILYCIEKAEKFIYIAVMDYFPLTIYTTKLRYWPWIDDALRAAAVERKIQVRLLISSWKHSRKSETSFLRSLVELTGSYPGVKIEVRRFVVPSNPRFDKIPFSRVNHNKYMVTDTAAYVGTSNWSGDYFTNTAGVGTVFETVGDQTPDNLRQQLEKIFLRDWSSEYAYALNSSLPDGRGPTGAIGDDYYSRSSSYMLA
- the LOC143362286 gene encoding 5'-3' exonuclease PLD3 isoform X2; this encodes MVFQFRSIRPYVFLKKIVNAMLRSVRQPLTIWRQETVSENARLETNPSSCITGGSGVGSGGAVVHNSSLVPDDDYDLWDQSGFMLRNDADDSLTNGKWGGAQGWCRPSCIPITIILILIVLVVLLPLLDHTADKYASNSTRFGFDSSCMDGCNLSFVESIPIGMNYTGDAPFLQSTYDSWAELISLARDRIEIASYYWTLKREDVYPDDSAKQGEEIFRLLLEAGKDRNIALRIAQNMPSQVSPNIDTEILAKKANAKVKSLNLVALFGSGVLHTKLWLIDRTHVYVGSANMDWRSLTQVKELGLLALNCSCLANDYAKIFDVYWMVAENGKVPAVWPDSVTTHVNQHTPIDFTYRDDRYRTFVSSAPPPFSPNGRTEDVDAILYCIEKAEKFIYIAVMDYFPLTIYTTKLRYWPWIDDALRAAAVERKIQVRLLISSWKHSRKSETSFLRSLVELTGSYPGVKIEVRRFVVPSNPRFDKIPFSRVNHNKYMVTDTAAYVGTSNWSGDYFTNTAGVGTVFETVGDQTPDNLRQQLEKIFLRDWSSEYAYALNSSLPDGRGPTGAIGDDYYSRSSSYMLA